From the genome of Branchiostoma floridae strain S238N-H82 chromosome 8, Bfl_VNyyK, whole genome shotgun sequence:
CTGGTCAGAATAAAATCTGGTGTGGTGCGCCGTCAGGTGGTTTACCGGATACACAGTACAAACAGATACCTCACTGAAATGGAATATTCATATTAAATGTAAACTATGTCTCAAAACTATGCCAATCACTTTGCTTTTAGGTTGTTTACTGTTTTTTTATCCCTTGAAGGAAGACGCTGGCGTAAGCGGTCGTTCTATCCACATCATCGGTCACAGTTTGGGTGCCCATGTTGCGGGTTATGCCGGGCAAAGACTGGCCAATGCCGGGTCCAAGATTGGAAGAATCACAGGTAAAACTTTCATCGTCTTATACAGTTTTGAACACACATTTTCCAACAACATTATTTTAAATCCTATAAGTACACAGTATCATCGAAGACGTGCACTCTAAAATTCAGCTATGCTCACTTTTGTCCACAAGAAAATTTTTAGGATTCTAGCTTTCACTCTGGTAAACGAAACCAATATGCATCCTTGTTATAGTTTTAAAACGTTCAGACACTTTTTTAGCCCTAGACCCAGCGGAGCCAGGCTTCCAGGGAACGCCCCCGCACGTCCGGCTGGACCCGAGCGACGCCATGTTTGTGGACGCCATCCACACGGACGGGGAAGGGGAAATGGACTTGGGTACGTCATCTGCGTCAAACACTACAGTAGTACAGACTATAAAGATTCTGTTGCAAATATCTCAATGAATGTCGAAGTCTAGCTTTGATTTAGCTGATTGAGAGTGTGAATTGTCTGGCGTTGTGGCGAAGTAATAGTCTAGAAAGACCTGAATTAGAAAAAGATTTGAACGTACGCGGTCATATATAACAGTATGATATAGTTGCTTCTATTACAGACATGTCAGTAACATTGAAGCATAATAGTTTTTGGCCCTTTCAAACATCGTTTCAGGCTTCGGGATGTCTCAGCCCGTCGGCCATTTGGATTTCTATCCTAACGGTGGCAGGGACCAACCTGGGTGTAGCGACAACCTGCTGAACTCTATCTGGGACCATGGACTGTTTCATGGTGAGAAATATTCACAACTGATACTAGTCCTGACACAGACAACAGTGCTAAATGCCCTCAAAGTATTCCCATATTGAATCGTCtggacaagaagaaaaaaacacccaGTATAAACCTCGTCTAGACGCATTTTTTCGTCAGGGTATCGTCGTTCACATTGTCAAGAACTAGTAGTATTTTTGCAAGATTTTACTTATCACATTCTAATACTTAAACATATTGAAGTGTAAAAAGAGGCCAAATGAGTATCCAAGCCCCTACTACTGGCATATTATTTTATCTTTTATACAGCAAGGGGAATAGAAAAGCTCCTTTTAACCTACTCGATACCAGAAAACATCGGCCCCCTAATAAAGTTGTAACTTCATCGTCTGCATCTAAAATCTTTATAGGAGGGAAAAACTTTGTGACCTGTAACCATAAGCGTGCCCACCGCCTGTTTGTGGAGTCCATCCGCTCTGCCTGTCCGTGGCGTGCCTACCCGTGCCCGGGGAGGGAAGAGTATCTGCGCGGGGACTGTCTCTCGTGCGGCCCGACGGGCTGCTACAAGATGGGGTACGACGCCGTCGAAAAAACGCTCCCTAGCGGAACTGAGCTGCTCAAGTTGTACCTCACGACGGAAGGCCAAGCACCGTACTGTCGTGAGTTGAGTTTCAATTTGCTTGCTGATTTGCAATAGTCACGTATTTTTCAGACGTCTTTAATATTTCGCCAATGCTTTTGATGCTAGGTTtgtaaaggtttttttttttagtttaacaTGTAGATGTTGTTTGAATAGTGATGATATACTACGTTCTATTTACCCAGACCGAAAGGAGTACAGAGTTGAAATAATCCTGTCAACCCAAGGAAGACGGACCTCTATCAGCGGCCTCAGTATCACACTACGCGGCAGCCAGGGTGTTTCTCCTGAGTTAAAACTAATAAGGTATCACGAAAGAACAAGTTTAAGTTTAAATGATCCTGCTTGTGACAAAACGGTGTTCAAATGCAACTAAGTTTTCCATTATGGGAGCGAGTTGATTTTGTGATGTTTAGTTTAAATGGTCCATGTTGCATCGATTGTACTTTTAGTTAGGCTTTACGGGTAGTTTCTTTTTTAGGTTTGGCTGACCACAGATATCAAATATAACTTACCAGGTCGAGAAGTAGATATGCCGGTACCACATTATTATGGTATTTCACGTATGTAACAACATCAACGATAGGAGATATACATCTAGATACGATGATTATGAGTTGTCAACATTTATTCCCAGTAGATCCAAGCCCCTGTCCCCGGGGGGTAGTTACGTGTGGGTGGTGGGTACGCCCCAGGACCCGGGGTTCCTACAGAGTGTGGACCTGCGGTGGGAGGACGACAGAGTGTGGTACATCCCCTCCTCCTGGTGGGCCGCGCGCAGAACCGCTACGTTACAGCTGGACAGAGTTGTGGTAGACACTGCTGGGGCCCGGACAGTCGACAGGTATGAAACTACACtgatcacatgtacatgtgttttcaCACTGTTGATTCTTCTAGGTAGGGTACCGGGGATCTGGATAAAATGAATTTTCCAGGCCAGTGTCAACTGTTACGTTTTTATGTGCAACGGCTTGAAGCAAAAATTTAAGTGATCCAACAACAATATTCAATGAATAGGTAATAACAAATCAAAAATCCATACATAGATATTTACGTAAACAAATACTTCAAACACGTCttggcgtttttttttcttcagttgtcAAACAATTTGccactttttaaaacaacatttttctttaagGTTTGATCACTCTTGTCTCGACAGGGACGAGTTCTGCGCCTATGGCAGACCGCTGATGCCGAACAAGATACACAATATCCACTTAGGGGACTGCTGAAAACACCTGAACGAAAATGCGGGAAGCAAGATAAAAATGGTTCATAGTGTCATATTCTTCTACAGAGTATTTGTAATCCTAAGTTTATTCAGGTAtccttatacatgtagtgttacGTCAACCGCTTCCAGTAATGGTCATATTGGGAAAGACCAGCATGCATAAAACTCGCCGTTAATTCGAAGGCCCTGCCCAAACCCGATTGGTGGCCCGGCTGATCCACTGGCCAATCAGAGCCTCCTCCTGTTGCCGTGCCCTGGTGACCGACGGAGGATCTGCAGGGTTAGTGCCCCTAAGaatgacagaagaaagaaaaccaTCATTCTTTTGTATCTAGTTTGGGGGAAACGTTTTGAAAGctgatcagcaccaaggacaggttacTAAATCTATCTATGTGTGTTGTGCGCTCATTCCTCTTTGCACAACGGAAGCTGTAGTTTCTGTGGTATCAAAATAGCGAAAATATTGAGACATCGGAATCCTTACTCCGTGGAGTACATGATATCTCATGTGGAGTATATGATATTTCATGTGGAGTATATGATATTTCATGTGGAGTATATGATATTTCATGTG
Proteins encoded in this window:
- the LOC118421775 gene encoding pancreatic triacylglycerol lipase-like, producing MARFAFFTWCTCVVTALLGSQAKGETVCYPELDCFSTGTGFVDRLPAEPVTINTQFLLFTRNSRYDEQHLSHYTPTGLLDSHFNSTKDTKVLVHGYMDDRTEEWLVTATAAILDRDDVNVVIVDWGGGAMELDYSQVAANARVVGAELARFIAFLQEDAGVSGRSIHIIGHSLGAHVAGYAGQRLANAGSKIGRITALDPAEPGFQGTPPHVRLDPSDAMFVDAIHTDGEGEMDLGFGMSQPVGHLDFYPNGGRDQPGCSDNLLNSIWDHGLFHGGKNFVTCNHKRAHRLFVESIRSACPWRAYPCPGREEYLRGDCLSCGPTGCYKMGYDAVEKTLPSGTELLKLYLTTEGQAPYCHRKEYRVEIILSTQGRRTSISGLSITLRGSQGVSPELKLIRSKPLSPGGSYVWVVGTPQDPGFLQSVDLRWEDDRVWYIPSSWWAARRTATLQLDRVVVDTAGARTVDRYETTLITWTSSAPMADR